A genomic stretch from Thermodesulfovibrionales bacterium includes:
- a CDS encoding BrnT family toxin, protein MEFEFDPEKSKSNKQKHGIDFYEAQELWDDPDFVEIPVRASDEARFLVIGKILGKHWSGVITYRTEKIRIISVRRSRKEEVDIYESS, encoded by the coding sequence ATGGAGTTTGAATTTGACCCTGAAAAAAGCAAAAGCAACAAACAGAAACACGGCATTGATTTCTATGAGGCACAAGAATTGTGGGATGATCCGGACTTCGTCGAGATTCCTGTAAGAGCCAGCGATGAAGCGAGATTTTTGGTCATTGGAAAAATACTGGGAAAACATTGGTCGGGAGTTATCACATATCGGACTGAAAAGATAAGAATTATTTCAGTGCGACGTTCAAGGAAGGAGGAGGTTGATATCTATGAAAGCTCGTGA